A single Micromonospora luteifusca DNA region contains:
- a CDS encoding peptidylprolyl isomerase, which translates to MTSTRERQRAAARARLEKEMAERAGKARKRRQTQAIISAGAVLVLVVAGTVWLAVTLGGDDDDKPATNTAAAGASECVYNALPTDQRPPQIKDVGLPSNEQSGTGVQTMTIDTNLGPITAKVDRSLVPCTAGSFSYLAEKNFFDNTKCHRLVTEGIKVLQCGDPSATGNGWRDTDGQGGPSYRLPEENLPTDKRPPYPEGVIAMANSGQPGSTGSQFFIVYGDSPLDPAYTVLGTITGGLDIVKDVAKAGDDGAFAQQAGGGHPKKEVVIKDLAMSAPQG; encoded by the coding sequence GTGACGTCCACCAGAGAGCGGCAGCGCGCGGCGGCACGCGCCCGGCTCGAGAAGGAGATGGCCGAGCGCGCGGGCAAGGCCCGCAAGCGTCGGCAGACGCAGGCGATCATCAGCGCGGGCGCCGTTCTGGTGCTCGTGGTCGCCGGCACCGTCTGGCTGGCGGTGACCCTCGGCGGCGACGACGACGACAAGCCCGCCACCAACACCGCGGCGGCCGGCGCCTCCGAGTGCGTGTACAACGCGCTGCCCACGGACCAGCGGCCCCCGCAGATCAAGGACGTCGGGCTGCCCAGCAACGAGCAGTCCGGCACCGGCGTGCAGACCATGACGATCGACACCAACCTGGGCCCGATCACCGCCAAGGTCGACCGGTCGTTGGTGCCCTGCACGGCGGGCAGCTTCAGCTACCTCGCGGAGAAGAACTTCTTCGACAACACCAAGTGCCACCGCCTCGTGACCGAGGGCATCAAGGTGTTGCAGTGCGGTGACCCGAGCGCCACCGGCAACGGCTGGCGGGACACCGACGGCCAGGGCGGCCCGAGCTACCGCCTGCCCGAGGAGAACCTGCCCACCGACAAGCGCCCGCCGTACCCGGAGGGTGTCATCGCGATGGCCAACTCCGGCCAGCCGGGCAGCACCGGCAGCCAGTTCTTCATCGTCTACGGCGATTCGCCGCTGGACCCCGCGTACACGGTCCTCGGCACCATCACCGGTGGCCTGGACATCGTCAAGGACGTGGCCAAGGCCGGCGACGACGGGGCGTTCGCCCAGCAGGCCGGTGGTGGCCACCCGAAGAAGGAGGTCGTCATCAAGGACCTCGCGATGAGCGCGCCGCAGGGCTGA
- a CDS encoding adenine phosphoribosyltransferase — protein sequence MTETHSTAARGDSGPEAARLVASRVLDVPDFPKPGVMFKDLMPLFADGKAFREVTDGIVAYHGRDTFDVVVGIEARGFVVAAAIAYAAGVGVVPVRKAGKLPRAAHSVSYALEYGEATLEVHEDAFTAGHRVLVVDDVLATGGTAEATLDLVERAGGTVTGFTVLLELGFLGGRKRLAPRSVHALLTV from the coding sequence GTGACGGAGACCCACAGCACCGCGGCGCGCGGGGACAGCGGCCCGGAGGCCGCCCGACTGGTGGCCAGCCGGGTGCTGGACGTGCCCGACTTCCCCAAGCCCGGCGTCATGTTCAAGGACCTGATGCCGTTGTTCGCCGACGGGAAGGCCTTCCGTGAGGTGACCGACGGGATCGTCGCGTACCACGGGCGGGACACCTTCGACGTGGTGGTCGGCATCGAGGCGCGCGGGTTCGTCGTTGCCGCGGCCATCGCGTACGCCGCCGGGGTGGGCGTGGTGCCGGTACGCAAGGCCGGCAAGCTGCCCCGCGCGGCGCACTCGGTCTCCTACGCCCTCGAATACGGCGAGGCCACCCTGGAGGTGCACGAGGACGCGTTCACCGCCGGGCACCGGGTGCTGGTGGTCGACGACGTGCTGGCGACCGGCGGCACCGCCGAGGCGACACTGGACCTGGTCGAGCGGGCCGGCGGGACCGTCACCGGTTTCACCGTGCTGTTGGAGCTCGGCTTCCTGGGCGGGCGGAAGCGGCTGGCCCCGCGATCCGTCCATGCTCTGTTGACCGTCTGA
- a CDS encoding MBL fold metallo-hydrolase, with amino-acid sequence MLVAGFPADAFGTNCYVVATAPGEQCVVVDPGIGVLDQLDALLAEHRLHPAAVLLTHGHLDHTFSVAPVCGARGITAYVHPGDREMLADPSKGLSADLTALFGGRLSYTEPDDVAELTDGATLTLAGLEIAVDHAPGHTGGSVLFRLPGAGSSWEADELCLSGDVLFAGSIGRTDLPGGSMPAMLTSLRDKILPLADDTVVLPGHGPSTTIGRERASNPYLIEVAQVGGGRPAAPTRGL; translated from the coding sequence GTGCTCGTGGCCGGCTTTCCCGCGGACGCCTTCGGCACCAACTGCTACGTGGTCGCCACCGCGCCGGGGGAGCAGTGCGTGGTGGTCGACCCCGGCATCGGGGTGCTCGACCAGCTCGACGCGCTACTCGCCGAGCACCGCCTGCATCCGGCCGCCGTGCTGCTCACCCACGGCCACCTCGACCACACCTTCTCGGTCGCGCCGGTCTGCGGTGCGCGTGGCATCACCGCCTACGTGCACCCGGGTGACCGGGAGATGCTGGCCGACCCGTCCAAGGGTCTCTCGGCGGACCTGACGGCGCTCTTCGGCGGTCGGCTGAGCTACACCGAGCCGGATGACGTGGCGGAGCTGACCGACGGCGCCACCCTCACCCTCGCCGGCCTGGAGATCGCCGTCGACCATGCCCCGGGCCATACCGGCGGGTCGGTGCTGTTCCGGCTGCCGGGTGCCGGTTCGAGCTGGGAGGCTGACGAGCTGTGCCTCTCCGGTGACGTCCTCTTCGCCGGGTCGATCGGCCGCACCGACCTGCCGGGCGGGAGCATGCCGGCCATGCTCACCAGCCTGCGCGACAAGATCCTCCCGCTGGCCGACGACACCGTCGTGCTGCCCGGCCACGGCCCCAGCACCACCATCGGCCGCGAGCGCGCCAGCAACCCGTACCTCATCGAGGTGGCGCAGGTCGGCGGCGGCCGACCGGCGGCACCCACCCGGGGCCTCTAG
- a CDS encoding winged helix-turn-helix transcriptional regulator codes for MRPAALDWSVENCTIARAMEVLGERWTLVVLREVFTGVRRFDDMRVRTGIPRQVLTNRLTTLVQQGVLSREPYREPGSRLRHEYRLTEKGLDLWPVLVAVLGWGDRYLADAEGSPVSVGHRDCGAQVRVELRCADGHEVGQVRDVVPRPGPGARRRTP; via the coding sequence ATGCGACCCGCGGCACTGGACTGGTCGGTGGAGAACTGCACCATCGCCCGCGCGATGGAGGTTCTCGGTGAGCGGTGGACCCTGGTGGTGCTCCGCGAGGTGTTCACCGGCGTACGCCGCTTCGACGACATGCGGGTGCGCACCGGCATTCCGCGTCAGGTGCTGACCAACCGACTGACCACCCTGGTGCAGCAGGGCGTGCTGAGTCGCGAGCCGTACCGGGAGCCGGGCAGCCGGCTGCGCCACGAGTACCGGCTGACGGAGAAGGGCCTGGACCTGTGGCCGGTGCTGGTCGCCGTGCTCGGGTGGGGCGACCGGTACCTCGCGGACGCGGAGGGCTCGCCCGTGAGCGTGGGTCATCGCGACTGCGGAGCCCAGGTGCGCGTCGAGCTGCGATGTGCCGACGGGCACGAGGTGGGTCAGGTGCGCGACGTGGTGCCCCGCCCGGGTCCAGGCGCCCGCCGCCGTACCCCCTGA
- a CDS encoding peptidylprolyl isomerase, producing MASSRDRQRKLARAKLDRQLARRAAATRRRRQIQAGVGAALILVLVVAGSAWALGAFDSDQKQNTAAEETCLWTPQDATANTNLKDVGTPATKDLPTEGTRAMTVTTNQGAPITAELSLTNSPCAAASIAHLASRSFYDNTKCHEITADGALRCGDPSGTGLGGPTYSFYDEELPTVPSASPSASPAPGQPPTYPKGTVAMIANPPGNNGSQFLIFFKDFTTTDPKYPVIGRVTGGLDVVEKIGALPTVDNGTGAKVKPSTDVTIQTLTVGEPVTGAAPAPSASGAPASSPSAG from the coding sequence GTGGCTTCCAGCAGGGACCGGCAGCGCAAACTGGCGCGTGCCAAGCTCGACCGGCAGTTGGCTCGCCGGGCCGCCGCCACGCGGCGCCGTCGGCAGATCCAGGCCGGTGTCGGTGCCGCCCTGATCCTCGTGTTGGTCGTGGCGGGCTCGGCCTGGGCGCTCGGGGCGTTCGACTCCGACCAGAAGCAGAACACGGCCGCGGAGGAAACCTGCCTCTGGACGCCGCAGGACGCGACGGCCAACACCAACCTCAAGGACGTCGGCACGCCGGCGACCAAGGATCTGCCCACCGAGGGCACGCGGGCGATGACCGTGACCACCAACCAGGGCGCGCCGATCACCGCGGAGCTGAGCCTGACCAACTCGCCCTGTGCGGCGGCGAGCATCGCCCACCTGGCGAGCCGGTCGTTCTACGACAACACCAAGTGCCACGAGATCACCGCCGACGGCGCGCTGCGCTGCGGCGACCCGAGCGGCACCGGCCTCGGTGGGCCGACCTACTCGTTCTACGACGAGGAGCTGCCGACCGTGCCGTCGGCGTCACCGTCGGCCAGCCCGGCCCCCGGCCAGCCGCCGACGTACCCGAAGGGCACCGTGGCGATGATCGCCAACCCGCCGGGCAACAACGGCAGCCAGTTCCTGATCTTCTTCAAGGACTTCACCACCACCGACCCGAAGTACCCGGTCATCGGCCGGGTGACCGGCGGGCTCGACGTGGTGGAAAAAATCGGCGCCCTGCCGACCGTGGACAATGGGACCGGGGCCAAGGTCAAGCCCAGCACCGACGTGACGATCCAGACCCTGACCGTCGGTGAGCCGGTCACCGGTGCGGCACCGGCACCGTCGGCCTCCGGCGCCCCGGCCAGCAGCCCGAGCGCCGGCTGA
- a CDS encoding PaaI family thioesterase yields the protein MTQTQEPARSRTFTWADPAANAAQVGRRSGIDMLRAMIAGELAAPPVMHLIDMARMEADEGRVVVELTPQEFHYNPLGSVHGGVLSTLLDTAAACAVHTTLPAGVGYTSLDLNVKFLRPVTVDSGTLRCEGTVLQRGRRTALAEARITDARSRLIAHATSTCLLLPQEPQP from the coding sequence ATGACGCAGACGCAGGAACCGGCGCGCAGCCGTACCTTCACCTGGGCGGACCCGGCGGCCAACGCCGCCCAGGTCGGTCGACGCAGCGGCATCGACATGCTCCGGGCGATGATCGCCGGCGAACTGGCCGCGCCACCGGTGATGCACCTCATCGACATGGCCCGGATGGAAGCCGACGAAGGTCGGGTCGTCGTCGAGCTGACCCCGCAGGAGTTCCACTACAACCCGCTCGGCAGCGTCCACGGTGGCGTCCTCTCGACGCTGCTGGACACCGCTGCGGCATGTGCCGTGCACACCACCCTGCCGGCCGGCGTCGGCTACACCTCGCTGGACCTCAACGTGAAGTTCCTCCGCCCGGTCACGGTCGACAGCGGCACCCTGCGCTGCGAGGGAACGGTGCTGCAACGCGGCCGCCGCACGGCTCTGGCCGAAGCCCGCATCACCGACGCCCGCTCCCGCCTGATCGCCCACGCGACCAGCACCTGCCTACTACTCCCCCAAGAACCCCAACCCTGA
- a CDS encoding acyl-ACP desaturase, with product MSTTLSQTALLVELEPVVARNLDRHLSLAKEWFPHEYVPWSEGRTFDGPLGGEAWSPTDSTIPDVARTALIVNLLTEDNLPSYHHEIATLFGRDGAWGTWVHRWTAEEGRHGVAIRDYLTVTRAVDPVALERARMTHMSEGYTNAHGDEVLHSLAYVSFQELATRISHRNTGKATGDPACEALLARVAADENLHMVFYRNLLAAAFELAPSQAMRAVADVVADFQMPGSGIDGFARKSVAIALAGIYDLRQHRDEVLQPVLRQWDVFNVTGLDADGEAAREQLASQLETLDRAASRFEEKRDARAARLSLR from the coding sequence ATGAGCACCACACTGAGCCAGACCGCGCTCCTCGTCGAGTTGGAGCCGGTGGTTGCCCGCAACCTCGACCGTCACCTCTCGCTGGCCAAGGAGTGGTTCCCGCACGAGTACGTGCCGTGGAGCGAAGGGCGGACCTTCGACGGGCCGCTCGGCGGCGAGGCGTGGTCGCCGACGGACTCCACCATCCCCGACGTGGCCCGCACCGCGCTGATCGTCAACCTGCTGACCGAGGACAACCTGCCCTCGTACCACCACGAGATCGCCACCCTGTTCGGCCGGGACGGCGCATGGGGTACCTGGGTGCACCGGTGGACCGCCGAGGAGGGTCGGCACGGTGTCGCGATCCGCGACTACCTGACCGTCACCCGGGCGGTCGACCCGGTGGCGTTGGAGCGGGCCCGGATGACGCACATGTCCGAGGGCTACACCAACGCCCACGGCGACGAGGTGCTGCACTCGCTGGCGTACGTCTCGTTCCAGGAGTTGGCCACCCGGATCTCGCACCGCAACACCGGCAAGGCCACCGGCGACCCGGCCTGCGAGGCGCTGCTGGCCCGCGTGGCCGCCGACGAGAACCTGCACATGGTCTTCTACCGCAACCTGCTCGCCGCCGCGTTCGAGCTGGCCCCGAGCCAGGCCATGCGGGCCGTTGCCGACGTGGTGGCCGACTTCCAGATGCCGGGTAGCGGCATCGACGGTTTCGCCCGCAAGTCGGTGGCGATCGCCCTGGCCGGCATCTACGACCTGCGCCAGCACCGCGACGAGGTGCTGCAGCCGGTGCTCCGCCAGTGGGACGTCTTCAACGTGACCGGCCTCGACGCCGACGGCGAAGCCGCCCGCGAGCAGCTGGCCAGCCAGCTGGAAACCCTGGACCGCGCCGCGAGCCGCTTCGAAGAGAAGCGCGACGCCCGAGCAGCCCGCCTCTCCCTCCGCTAA
- a CDS encoding RelA/SpoT family protein has translation MSHDVVPPAEGTVHPTGDADGSVTDRTGDAPARVTGNGSGKAAGESAVRPTSGPPSAEASPGADGVVVPFPSDAGVDSSPSGGFGLSNAPTGRRVRARLARFNAPWQTSQVSEVLEPLIASHRDNHPKADARLLQRAFDTAARWHSGQYRKSGDPYITHPLAVATILGNLGMDTTTLVAALLHDTIEDTEYTLDAMRADFGGEVALLVDGVTKLDKVKLGDAAKAETIRKMVVAMAKDPRVLVIKLADRLHNMRTLTFLPRPKQEQKAKETLEILAPLAHRLGMNTIKWELEDLSFGTLFPKRYEEINRLIGEHQPQREALLRQVTQKVQTDLKAAKIKAETTGRPKHLYSIYQKMIVRGRDFNDIYDLVGVRILVDTVRDCYAALGVIHANWQPVPGRFKDYIAMPKFNMYQSLHTTVIGPTGKPVEMQIRTYAMHRTAEFGIAAHWKYKEHKGTQIVGPPAHIDEMTWLRQLLDWQREAADPSEFLDALRFDLSSQEVYVFTPKGDVIPLPTGSTPVDFAYAVHTEVGHKCIGARVNGKLVPLESTLSNGDVIEIFTSKSETAGPTQDWLGFVKSPRARTKIRQYFNKERREEAIEAGKDAIVKAMRKQGMPLQRMLTSDALMSIARDLHLADVASLYAAVGDSQVSAQSVVQKLMAAYGGEEGAAEDIAETAVATRPPRSRQSSNDPGVVVRGVSDVWIKLARCCTPVPPDSVFGFVTRSGGVSVHRDDCANAEDLRAQSERVVEVSWKLTSASTFLVAIQVEALDRHKLLADVTRVLSDERVNILSATVTTTRDRVAVSRFSFEMADPKHLGHLLATVRKVDGVFDAYRVTSGA, from the coding sequence GTGTCCCACGATGTCGTCCCTCCGGCGGAGGGCACGGTGCACCCGACAGGCGACGCTGACGGCTCGGTGACCGACCGGACAGGCGACGCGCCGGCCCGGGTGACGGGCAACGGTTCCGGCAAAGCGGCGGGCGAGAGCGCGGTGCGTCCGACCAGCGGCCCGCCGAGCGCCGAGGCGTCCCCCGGCGCCGATGGGGTGGTGGTGCCGTTCCCGAGCGACGCCGGCGTCGATTCGTCGCCGAGCGGTGGCTTCGGGCTGTCCAACGCGCCCACCGGCCGGCGGGTCCGGGCCCGGCTGGCCCGGTTCAACGCGCCCTGGCAGACCTCGCAGGTCAGCGAGGTGCTGGAGCCGCTCATCGCGAGCCACCGTGACAATCACCCCAAGGCAGACGCCCGACTGCTCCAGCGCGCCTTCGACACGGCCGCGCGGTGGCACTCCGGGCAGTACCGCAAGTCCGGCGACCCGTACATCACCCACCCGCTCGCGGTGGCGACCATCCTCGGCAACCTGGGGATGGACACCACCACGCTGGTCGCCGCGTTGCTGCACGACACCATCGAGGACACCGAATACACCCTCGACGCGATGCGCGCGGACTTCGGTGGCGAGGTCGCCCTGCTGGTCGACGGCGTCACGAAGCTGGACAAGGTCAAGCTCGGCGATGCGGCCAAGGCCGAGACGATTCGCAAGATGGTCGTGGCGATGGCCAAGGACCCGCGGGTGCTGGTGATCAAGCTGGCCGACCGGTTGCACAACATGCGCACCCTGACGTTCCTGCCTCGCCCCAAGCAGGAGCAGAAGGCCAAGGAGACACTGGAGATCCTGGCTCCCCTCGCGCACCGACTCGGTATGAACACGATCAAGTGGGAGCTGGAGGATCTCTCCTTCGGCACGTTGTTCCCGAAGCGCTACGAGGAGATCAACCGGCTGATCGGGGAGCACCAGCCGCAGCGTGAGGCGTTGCTGCGGCAGGTGACGCAGAAGGTGCAGACCGACCTGAAGGCCGCCAAGATCAAGGCGGAGACCACGGGGCGGCCGAAGCACCTCTACTCGATCTACCAGAAGATGATCGTGCGGGGTCGTGACTTCAACGACATCTACGACCTGGTGGGCGTACGGATCCTGGTCGACACGGTGCGCGACTGCTACGCGGCGCTGGGTGTGATCCACGCCAACTGGCAGCCGGTGCCGGGCCGCTTCAAGGACTACATCGCGATGCCCAAGTTCAACATGTACCAGTCGTTGCACACGACGGTCATCGGGCCCACCGGCAAGCCGGTGGAGATGCAGATCCGCACGTACGCGATGCACCGCACCGCGGAGTTCGGCATCGCCGCGCACTGGAAGTACAAGGAGCACAAGGGCACCCAGATCGTCGGCCCGCCGGCGCACATCGACGAGATGACCTGGCTGCGGCAGTTGCTCGACTGGCAGCGGGAGGCGGCCGACCCGAGCGAGTTCCTGGACGCGCTGCGCTTCGACCTGTCCAGCCAGGAGGTGTACGTCTTCACCCCGAAGGGTGACGTCATCCCGCTGCCGACCGGGTCGACGCCTGTGGACTTCGCGTACGCGGTGCACACCGAGGTGGGGCACAAGTGCATCGGGGCGCGGGTCAACGGCAAGTTGGTGCCGTTGGAGTCGACGCTGTCCAACGGCGACGTGATCGAGATCTTCACCTCGAAGTCCGAGACCGCCGGCCCGACTCAGGACTGGCTGGGCTTCGTCAAGAGCCCCCGCGCCCGGACGAAGATCCGCCAGTACTTCAACAAGGAGCGGCGCGAGGAGGCGATCGAGGCCGGCAAGGACGCGATCGTCAAGGCGATGCGTAAGCAGGGCATGCCGTTGCAGCGGATGCTCACCTCCGACGCTCTCATGTCGATCGCCCGGGACCTGCACCTGGCCGACGTGGCCTCGCTCTACGCGGCGGTCGGCGACAGTCAGGTCTCCGCGCAGTCGGTGGTGCAGAAGCTGATGGCCGCGTACGGCGGCGAGGAGGGCGCGGCGGAGGACATCGCCGAGACCGCCGTCGCCACCCGGCCTCCGCGTAGTCGGCAGAGCAGCAACGACCCCGGTGTCGTGGTCCGGGGCGTCAGCGACGTCTGGATCAAGCTGGCCCGCTGCTGCACCCCGGTCCCACCGGATTCGGTGTTCGGTTTCGTCACCCGCTCCGGCGGTGTGAGCGTGCACCGCGACGACTGCGCCAACGCCGAGGACCTGCGCGCGCAGAGCGAGCGGGTGGTCGAGGTGAGTTGGAAGCTCACCTCCGCCTCGACGTTCCTGGTCGCCATCCAGGTCGAGGCACTGGACCGGCACAAGCTGCTGGCCGACGTCACCCGGGTGCTCTCCGACGAGCGGGTCAACATCCTCTCCGCCACCGTCACCACCACCCGCGACCGGGTGGCGGTGAGCCGGTTCAGCTTCGAGATGGCCGACCCGAAGCACCTGGGCCACCTGCTTGCCACGGTCCGCAAGGTCGACGGCGTCTTCGACGCGTACCGCGTCACCTCTGGCGCCTGA
- the hisS gene encoding histidine--tRNA ligase, whose translation MSKPTPISGFPEWTPGQRMVEQFVLGKIRDTFELYGFAPLETRAVEPLDQLLRKGETSKEVYVIRRLHADAEGAGGDDQLGLHFDLTVPFARYVLENAGKLTFPFRRYQIQKVWRGERPQEGRYREFVQADIDIVDRDTLAPHHEAEMPLVIGDALRSLPIPPVTIQVNNRKISEGFYRGIGLTDPEAALRAIDKLDKLGPAKVADLLAQTAGASEAQAKACLALAEISAPDASFADAVRALGVSNPLLDEGLEELVRVVETAAEHSPGLCVADLRIARGLDYYTGTVYETQLRGYERFGSICSGGRYDNLASAGATSFPGVGISIGVTRLLGLLFGAGELSISRSVPTCVLVALADEEHRPASGRIAAALRGRGIATEVSPTAAKFGKQIRYAERRGIPYVWFPGADGAPDEVKDIRSGAQVTAGAEEWMPPLEDLKPAVS comes from the coding sequence ATGAGCAAGCCCACGCCCATCTCCGGTTTCCCGGAGTGGACCCCCGGCCAGCGGATGGTCGAGCAGTTCGTGCTCGGGAAGATCCGGGACACCTTCGAGCTGTACGGCTTCGCGCCGCTGGAGACCCGCGCGGTGGAGCCGCTGGACCAGTTGCTGCGCAAGGGCGAGACCTCGAAGGAGGTCTACGTGATTCGGCGGCTGCACGCCGACGCCGAGGGTGCCGGGGGTGACGACCAGCTCGGCCTGCACTTCGACCTGACCGTGCCGTTCGCCCGGTACGTGCTGGAGAACGCCGGCAAGCTCACCTTCCCGTTCCGCCGCTACCAGATCCAGAAGGTGTGGCGGGGGGAGCGGCCGCAGGAGGGGCGCTACCGGGAGTTCGTCCAGGCCGACATCGACATCGTCGACCGGGACACCCTGGCGCCGCACCACGAGGCGGAGATGCCGCTGGTCATCGGGGACGCCCTGCGGTCGCTGCCGATCCCACCGGTGACGATCCAGGTGAACAACCGCAAGATCTCCGAGGGCTTCTATCGGGGCATCGGGTTGACCGACCCGGAGGCGGCGCTGCGGGCGATCGACAAGCTCGACAAGCTCGGTCCGGCGAAGGTGGCCGACCTGCTGGCCCAGACCGCCGGGGCGAGCGAGGCCCAGGCCAAGGCGTGCCTCGCGCTGGCCGAGATCTCCGCCCCGGACGCCTCGTTCGCCGACGCCGTCCGGGCGCTCGGGGTGAGCAACCCACTGCTCGACGAGGGCCTCGAGGAACTGGTCCGGGTGGTGGAGACCGCCGCCGAACACTCGCCCGGCCTCTGCGTGGCCGACCTGCGCATCGCCCGCGGCCTGGATTACTACACGGGCACCGTCTACGAGACCCAGCTGCGCGGCTACGAGCGGTTCGGCTCGATCTGCTCCGGCGGCCGGTACGACAACCTGGCCAGCGCCGGCGCCACCTCGTTCCCCGGGGTGGGGATCTCGATCGGGGTGACCCGACTGCTCGGGTTGCTCTTCGGTGCGGGTGAGCTGTCCATCTCCCGTTCGGTGCCCACCTGTGTCCTGGTGGCGTTGGCCGACGAGGAACACCGCCCGGCCAGTGGCCGGATCGCGGCGGCGCTGCGGGGGCGTGGCATCGCCACCGAGGTCTCGCCGACCGCGGCGAAGTTCGGCAAGCAGATCCGCTACGCCGAGCGCCGTGGCATTCCGTACGTCTGGTTCCCGGGTGCCGACGGGGCACCGGACGAGGTGAAGGACATCCGGTCCGGTGCGCAGGTCACGGCCGGTGCCGAGGAGTGGATGCCACCTCTGGAGGACCTCAAGCCGGCGGTCAGCTGA
- the secF gene encoding protein translocase subunit SecF: MAQNGLASRLYNGEAGLNVVGRRKLWFSVAGVLILIALLSFGLRGFSLGIEFAGGNSFQVPASVGTLEDAEREVNSALAAQNTGIEVATAQKVGGTGGDTYELRTPQLSADQTTAVKGQIAEDLGINADQISGNQVSEAWGSQVTSRALLGLVIFIALVMVYLILRFEWRMAVAAVASLFTNLILTAGIYSLVGFEVTPSTIIGFLTILGFALYDVVVVFDKVQENTRGITANNNQTYGEAANLAVNQSLMRSLNTSVVALLPVGGLLFIGAGLLGAGTLKDLGLVLFVGMAVAFLTSILVATPLLALLKNYDPRIQAHNKRVLARRGALARGEVTGKGAVGPAPADATDEPLDPDAAALAGAAPKVGARPAGKRPTGTRGGRPGGGGNRPGGAKRR; this comes from the coding sequence ATGGCTCAAAACGGTCTGGCGAGCCGCCTCTACAACGGCGAGGCTGGTCTCAACGTCGTCGGCCGCCGCAAGCTCTGGTTCAGCGTCGCCGGCGTCCTGATCCTGATCGCGCTCCTCAGCTTCGGGCTGCGCGGCTTCAGCCTCGGCATCGAGTTCGCCGGTGGCAACTCGTTCCAGGTGCCGGCCAGCGTCGGCACCCTGGAGGACGCCGAGCGGGAGGTCAACTCCGCCCTCGCCGCCCAGAACACCGGCATCGAGGTGGCCACCGCACAGAAGGTCGGCGGCACCGGCGGCGACACCTACGAGCTGCGCACTCCGCAGCTCAGCGCCGACCAGACCACCGCGGTCAAGGGTCAGATCGCCGAGGACCTCGGCATCAACGCGGACCAGATCAGCGGCAACCAGGTCAGCGAGGCGTGGGGCAGCCAGGTCACCTCGCGGGCCTTGCTCGGTCTGGTCATCTTCATCGCGCTGGTGATGGTCTACCTGATCCTGCGTTTCGAGTGGCGGATGGCGGTCGCCGCGGTCGCGTCACTGTTCACGAACCTGATCCTCACCGCCGGCATCTACTCGTTGGTCGGCTTCGAGGTCACCCCGTCGACGATCATCGGTTTCCTCACGATCCTGGGCTTCGCGCTCTACGACGTGGTGGTGGTCTTCGACAAGGTCCAGGAGAACACCCGGGGCATCACCGCCAACAACAACCAGACGTACGGCGAGGCGGCCAACCTGGCCGTCAACCAGAGCCTGATGCGGTCACTGAACACCTCGGTGGTCGCCCTGCTGCCGGTCGGTGGTCTGCTCTTCATCGGTGCCGGCCTGCTCGGCGCCGGCACGCTGAAGGACCTCGGCCTGGTGCTGTTCGTCGGTATGGCGGTCGCGTTCCTCACCTCCATCCTGGTGGCCACGCCGCTGCTGGCACTGCTGAAGAACTACGACCCGCGGATCCAGGCGCACAACAAGCGCGTCCTGGCCCGCCGGGGCGCGCTCGCCCGCGGCGAGGTCACCGGGAAGGGCGCCGTGGGTCCGGCCCCGGCCGACGCGACCGATGAGCCGCTCGACCCGGATGCCGCCGCGTTGGCCGGTGCCGCTCCCAAGGTGGGCGCTCGGCCGGCGGGCAAGCGGCCGACCGGTACCCGGGGCGGTCGCCCGGGTGGCGGGGGCAACCGGCCGGGTGGCGCCAAGCGGCGCTGA